The proteins below come from a single Chryseobacterium sp. MA9 genomic window:
- a CDS encoding 5-fold beta-flower protein: protein MKKTLFFCSLLFGISVGAQTIESGSHSTTGYIKSDGTIENSSHSTVGYIKNDGTVENKSRSTIGYIKSDGTIENKSHSTVGYVKEDGTVENSSHSTIGYIKDDGTVENSSRSTIGYAKGVKKEWAAVVYFFFKLD from the coding sequence ATGAAAAAAACACTATTCTTTTGTTCCCTGCTCTTTGGTATTTCTGTAGGTGCCCAAACTATAGAATCCGGAAGCCACAGTACCACAGGATATATTAAAAGTGACGGAACCATAGAAAACAGCAGCCACTCCACTGTGGGATACATTAAAAATGATGGTACTGTTGAAAATAAAAGCCGAAGCACTATTGGGTACATCAAAAGTGACGGAACTATCGAAAACAAGAGCCACTCTACTGTGGGCTATGTGAAAGAAGACGGAACTGTAGAAAACAGCAGCCATTCCACCATTGGTTACATCAAAGATGACGGAACGGTAGAAAATAGTAGCCGCAGCACTATCGGGTATGCAAAAGGAGTTAAAAAAGAGTGGGCGGCGGTAGTGTATTTCTTCTTTAAACTGGATTGA